CATCGAGGACGCGCTGCCGCAGACCCAGTGCACCCGCTGCGGCTACCCGGACTGCCATGCCTACGCCCAGGCCATCGCCCAGGGACAGGCCGGCATCCACCAATGCCCCCCGGGCGGCCAGGAAGGCGTGGCCCGTCTGGCCCGCGTGACGGGCCTGCCCGAACGGCCGCTGGATCCGGCCCACGGCGTGGAAGCCCCGCGGGCCGTGGCGGTGATCGACGAGGCCTGGTGCATTGGCTGCACGCTCTGCCTGAAGGCCTGTCCGGTCGACAGCATCGTGGGGGCCAACAAGCGCATGCACACCGTCGTCGAGGCCCAATGCACCGGCTGCGAGCTGTGCATCCCCGTTTGCCCGGTCAGTTGCATCGCGATGGAAGCGGTCAGCGGCCAGCGCACCGGCTGGGCGGCCTGGAGCGAGGCACAGGCCGGCGAGGCCCGGGCGCGCTATGCCTTTCACCAGATGCGCGTGCAGCGGGACAAGCGCGAGCACGACCAGGCCCTGCTGGCCAAGGCCGTGCACAAGCTCTCCGACCTGGAGAACCAGACCCTGCACACCGACCCTGCGGTGATTGCCCGCAAACGGTCCGTGATCGAGGCCGCCATCGCCCGGGCCCGGGCGCTGCGCGAGAACGCCTCCGTTGACGACACCAGCGCACCATGATGTCTCCCAAGAAGGTCGAGCGCTTCTTCGCCACGCTGCAGGCCGCCAACCCCCACCCCGAGACCGAACTCGTCTACAGCAACCCCTTCGAGCTGCTGGCGGCCGTGCTGCTCTCGGCCCAGGCCACCGATGTGGGCGTCAACAAGGCCACCGGTCCGCTGTTCAAGGTGGCGTCCACCCCGGCCCAGATGCTGGCCCTGGGCGAAGAGGGGCTGATCGGCTACATCAAGACCATCGGCCTGTACAAGACCAAGGCCAAGCACCTGATCGAGACCTGCCGCATCCTGGTGGA
This sequence is a window from Ideonella dechloratans. Protein-coding genes within it:
- the rsxB gene encoding electron transport complex subunit RsxB — encoded protein: MPALDESLVRRIEDALPQTQCTRCGYPDCHAYAQAIAQGQAGIHQCPPGGQEGVARLARVTGLPERPLDPAHGVEAPRAVAVIDEAWCIGCTLCLKACPVDSIVGANKRMHTVVEAQCTGCELCIPVCPVSCIAMEAVSGQRTGWAAWSEAQAGEARARYAFHQMRVQRDKREHDQALLAKAVHKLSDLENQTLHTDPAVIARKRSVIEAAIARARALRENASVDDTSAP